A genomic stretch from Leishmania donovani BPK282A1 complete genome, chromosome 36 includes:
- a CDS encoding phosphoprotein lepp12, producing MGKRTKKAPKQKRKLAMADRPRKLTSKGKVKHKRGDLKMVSSRNVSFDVRQGKGGKWIKTGERKCNIHTVCDCVKRTDPARMRYITNR from the coding sequence ATGGGCAAGCGCACCAAGAAGGCCCCAAAGCAGAAGCGGAAACTCGCCATGGCGGATCGCCCGCGCAAGCTTACTAGCAAGGGCAAGGTAAAGCACAAGCGCGGAGACCTGAAGATGGTGAGCTCTCGCAACGTCAGCTTTGACGTGAGGCAAGGCAAGGGCGGCAAGTGGATCAAGACAGGGGAGCGCAAGTGCAACATCCATACCGTGTGCGACTGTGTCAAGCGAACGGATCCGGCGCGGATGCGCTACATTACAAATCGGTGA